The Erigeron canadensis isolate Cc75 chromosome 4, C_canadensis_v1, whole genome shotgun sequence genome window below encodes:
- the LOC122595500 gene encoding 110 kDa U5 small nuclear ribonucleoprotein component CLO, whose product MDDSLYDEFGNYIGPEIESDQESDRDDEDEDLVVKEEGERAESDEENGVIGVGHNGWMTTGDDVDMDNQIILAEDKKYYPTAQEVYGEEVETLVMDEDEQPLELPIIKPVRDIKFEVGIKDSSTYVSTQFLLGLSSNPTLVRNVALVGHLQHGKTVFMDMLVEQTHHISTFDQNSEKHMRYTDTRVDEQERRISIKAVPMSLVLEDSNSKSYMCNIMDTPGHVNFSDEMTAALRLADGAVLVVDAAEGVMVNTERAIRHAIQDRLPIVVVINKVDRLITELKLPPKDAYHKLRHTIEVINNHIAAVSSTAGNVQIIDPAAGNLCFASGSAGWCFTLQSFAKLYVKLHGIPFDANKFASRLWGDYYYDPATRAFKKKQPASGAERSFVQFILEPLYKIYSQVVGEHKKSVETTLAELGVTLSNAAYKLNVRPLLRLACSSVFGSATGFTDMLVQHIPSAKEAASQKVDHIYTGPKDSKIYSAMEDCDHSGPLMVNITKLYPKSDCSVFDAFGRVYSGELRIGQTVRVLGEGYSPDDEEDMTVKEVTKLWVYQARYRIPINKAPPGSWVLIEGVDASIMKTATLCNSEFDEDVYIFRPLQFNTLPVVKTATEPLNPSELPKMVEGLRKISKSYPLAITKVEESGEHTILGTGELYLDSIMKDLRELYSEVEVKVADPVVSFCETVVDESSMKCFAETPNKKNKITMIAQSLERGLAEDIENGIVSIDWPRRRLGDFFQARYDWDLLAARSIWAFGPDKQGPNILLDDTLSGEVDKTLLNAVKDSIVQGFQWGAREGPLCDEPIRNVKFKIVDAKIAPEPLHRGTGQIIPTARRVAYSAFLMATPRLMEPVYYVEIQTPIDCVSAIYTVLSRRRGHITADVPQPGTPAYIVKAFLPVIESFGFETDLRYHTQGQAFALSTFDHWAIVPGDPLDKSIVLRPLEPAPVQYLAREFMVKTRRRKGMSEDVSINKFFDEAMVVELAQQAADLHQQMI is encoded by the exons ATGGATGACAGTTTATATGATGAGTTTGGAAACTACATTGGACCTGAAATCGAGTCTGATCAAGAGAGTGACAGAGATGACGAAGATGAAGATCTTGTAGTCAAGGAAGAAGGCGAGAGGGCCGAGTCTGATGAAGAGAATGGAGTTATTGGTGTCGGACATAACGGGTGGATGACTACtggtgatgatgttgatatgGATAATCAGATTATTCTTGCAGAGGATAAGAAGTATTATCCGACTGCACAAGAGGTGTATGGTGAAGAGGTGGAAACACtggttatggatgaagacgaaCAGCCTCTCGAGCTGCCTATTATTAAGCCGGTCAGAGATATTAAGTTTGAAGTCGGCATTAAAGATTCTTCTACTTATGTGTCGACACAGTTTCTATTGGGTCTCTCATCAAACCCCACTCTGGTTAGAAATGTTGCTTTGGTTGGACACCTGCAGCATGGGAAGACCGTTTTCATGGATATGCTGGTTGAGCAAACCCACCACATATCAACTTTCGATCAAAACAGTGAGAAGCATATGAGGTATACTGATACTAGGGTTGATGAGCAGGAAAGAAGGATATCAATCAAGGCCGTTCCAATGTCACTCGTTCTTGAAGATAGCAATTCAAAATCTTATATGTGTAATATAATGGATACACCCGGGCATGTCAATTTTTCTGATGAAATGACTGCCGCCCTCAGACTTGCTGACGGGGCAGTGTTGGTAGTAGATGCTGCTGAAGGGGTCATG GTTAACACTGAGAGAGCTATCCGGCATGCAATTCAAGACCGCTTACCTATAGTTGTTGTGATAAACAag GTTGACAGATTAATAACCGAGCTCAAGCTACCTCCCAAAGATGCTTATCACAAGTTGAGACATACAATTGAAGTCATCAATAATCATATCGCTGCAGTCTCTTCAACTGCTGGCAATGTTCAAATTATCGATCCAGCTGCTGGAAATCTTTGTTTTGCTAGTGGGAGTGCAGGATGGTGCTTCACTTTGCAATCATTTGCCAAATTATATGTTAAGCTTCATGGAATTCCTTTTGATGCCAACAAATTCGCTTCTCGACTTTGGggagattattattatgatccGGCTACTAGAGCTTTTAAGAAGAAACAACCTGCAAGTGGGGCAGAAAGATCATTTGTGCAGTTCATTCTTGAACCCCTCTACAAGATTTACAGCCAAGTAGTTGGAGAACACAAAAAGAGCGTGGAAACAACATTGGCGGAACTAGGTGTGACTCTGAGCAATGCTGCCTATAAGCTAAATGTGAGGCCGTTGCTTAGATTGGCTTGCAGCTCAGTCTTCGGGTCAGCCACTGGCTTTACCGACATGCTGGTTCAGCATATCCCTTCTGCCAAGGAGGCCGCCTCTCAAAAAGTAGATCACATATACACTGGACCTAAAGATTCAAAAATTTACTCTGCCATGGAGGATTGTGATCACTCTGGCCCGCTTATGGTCAATATAACAAAATTGTATCCTAAATCTGATTGTAGTGTGTTTGATGCATTTGGAAGGGTCTATAGTGGTGAACTTCGTATCGGCCAGACTGTCCGTGTCCTTGGAGAAGGTTATTCACCAGACGATGAGGAAGATATGACTGTTAAAGAAGTAACGAAGTTATGGGTTTATCAAGCTCGTTACAGGATACCTATCAATAAGGCCCCTCCTGGTTCCTGGGTGCTTATCGAGGGTGTTGATGCTTCAATTATGAAAACTGCTACTCTTTGTAATTCAGAATTTGATGAGGATGTTTACATCTTTAGGCCACTTCAGTTTAACACTCTTCCAGTGGTGAAAACAGCAACCGAGCCATTAAATCCAAGTGAGTTACCCAAGATGGTTGAAGGTCTTAGGAAGATCAGTAAGAGCTATCCTTTAGCTATTACTAAAGTTGAGGAATCCGGGGAACACACTATTCTAGGTACTGGAGAGTTGTACTTAGATTCTATAATGAAGGACCTTAGGGAACTGTATTCAGAAGTGGAAGTCAAG gTGGCAGATCCAGTGGTGTCATTCTGTGAAACGGTGGTGGATGAATCTTCTATGAAATGCTTTGCTGAAACTCccaacaagaaaaataaaattactatg ATTGCTCAATCATTGGAGAGAGGACTTGCGGAGGATATTGAGAATGGTATTGTGAGCATTGACTGGCCTAGGAGGAGGCTTGGGGATTTCTTCCAAGCTAGATATGATTGGGATCTTCTTGCTGCAAGATCTATATGGGCGTTTGGACCAGATAAGCAG GGACCTAACATATTATTGGATGACACGCTGTCTGGTGAAGTAGACAAAACCTTGTTGAATGCCGTTAAGGATTCAATTGTTCAAGG ATTCCAGTGGGGTGCACGCGAGGGCCCACTTTGTGATGAGCCCATCCGTAATGTGAAGTTCAAAATAGTCGATGCTAAGATTGCACCAGAGCCATTACATCGAGGAACTGGTCAAATCATTCCAACAGCTCGACGTGTGGCCTATTCAGCTTTTCTTATGGCAACACCACGTCTTATGGAGCCCGTCTATTATGTGGAG ATACAGACACCTATTGATTGTGTTTCTGCTATATACACGGTGTTATCAAGAAGACGTGGGCATATAACTGCTGATGTTCCTCAACCAGGCACACCAGCCTATATAGTCAAG GCATTTCTTCCTGTAATTGAGTCATTTGGTTTTGAGACGGATTTACGGTATCATACCCAGGGGCAAGCCTTTGCTCTCTCGACTTTTGATCACTGGGCCATTGTTCCTGGTGATCCATTGGACAAAAGTATTGTATTGAGACCACTTGAGCCCGCGCCAGTTCAATACCTGGCACGTGAGTTCATGGTGAAGACAAGGCGTCGGAag GGAATGAGCGAGGATGTGAGCATCAATAAGTTCTTTGATGAGGCTATGGTGGTGGAGCTTGCTCAGCAGGCTGCTGATCTGCACCAACAAATGATCTAG
- the LOC122596534 gene encoding probable E3 ubiquitin-protein ligase RHY1A, which translates to MAGKIPGVESARRRRMFPGSTGWSDSSFAINSALGSTRGRGFYDTHFTTTSLSKRSMVNQLDEDEKLGGVARIAKQRLDGKLRSHYWKSQSNSIQNNQERSTGANRVEEVGRKPSSNIGTGDMQTEGYGLKKSSSKRFSWGKLGLNWKSSDQDECAVCLDKFKVGDKLERLPCAHRFHSVCLLPWLESNAHCPCCRMSVLMGSS; encoded by the exons ATGGCTGGAAAGATACCCGGAGTCGAAAGTGCTCGAAGGAGGAGGATGTTCCCAGGGAGTACAGGGTGGTCTGACTCGTCGTTTGCTATCAATTCTGCACTCGGGTCAACAAGGGGCAGGGGATTTTACGATACCCATTTCACCACTACTTCTTTATCG aaaagaagTATGGTGAACCAATTAGATGAAGATGAGAAGCTAGGTGGTGTTGCTAGAATAGCCAAACAAAGATTGGATGGCAAGCTTAGAAGCCACTACTGGAAGTCACAATCCAATAG CATCCAAAATAACCAAGAAAGATCTACTGGTGCTAATCGTGTAGAAGAAGTTGGGAGAAAGCCGAGTAGTAATATAGGGACGGGGGATATGCAAACGGAGGGCTATGGTTTGAAAAAGAGCAGCTCCAAGAGGTTTAGTTGGGGGAAATTAGGATTGAATTGGAAGTCTTCTGATCAAGATGAGTGCGCGGTTTGTTTGGACAAATTTAAGGTGGGTGATAAGCTAGAGCGTTTGCCTTGTGCACATCGGTTCCATTCTGTGTGTTTGTTACCGTGGTTAGAGAGTAATGCTCACTGCCCTTGCTGTAGAATGAGTGTTTTGATGGGTTCCAGTTGA
- the LOC122597589 gene encoding uncharacterized protein LOC122597589, with the protein MSLVTEEIRASASEIHHGDAICQEKIKLALTEMGLPNGLLPVKDVEECGFVQETGFVWIIQKNPSKFHNEKIGKVTSYATEVTAFMERFKVKKIKGVKTKELLMWIPLNEVTVDDPLTGKITFKVTSGLSKSFHVSAFQVDGVKKDVEGVSLAKDPQVKEV; encoded by the coding sequence atgTCTCTTGTGACAGAAGAAATTAGGGCAAGTGCGTCAGAAATTCATCATGGGGATGCAATTTgtcaagaaaaaataaaacttgCACTAACAGAAATGGGACTACCAAATGGTCTCTTGCCTGTAAAAGATGTTGAGGAATGCGGTTTTGTCCAAGAGACCGGCTTTGTATGGATTATACAGAAAAATCCTAGCAAGTTCCATAACGAAAAGATCGGGAAGGTCACATCATATGCAACGGAGGTAACTGCTTTCATGGAGAGGTTCAAGGTCAAAAAAATAAAGGGTGTTAAAACTAAGGAACTCTTGATGTGGATCCCATTAAATGAGGTGACCGTCGATGATCCACTCACCGGAAAGATCACTTTTAAAGTCACGTCTGGCCTTAGTAAATCTTTTCATGTGTCGGCTTTTCAAGTCGATGGTGTGAAGAAAGATGTTGAAGGTGTGAGTTTGGCTAAGGATCCCCAAGTCAAGGAAGTTTGA